The following are from one region of the Hymenobacter radiodurans genome:
- a CDS encoding RNA polymerase sigma factor — translation MFFNRRRPELPAALSDAELLVRYRQHGDVADVGTLYERHMVTVLAICRRYLRDEDDAKDAVMQLFEKLVESLRRHEVEHFPAWLHTTARNHCLMILRARQRAGPDGGALVLHFPDAAGMESAVAAHLPADDPDEAALTEERLQALELALAELPPGQRRCLELFYLEKQCYRTISTITGFELGLVKSHLQNGKRNLKRYLESTSPDAAH, via the coding sequence ATGTTTTTTAACCGCCGTCGTCCTGAGTTGCCCGCCGCGCTATCCGATGCGGAGTTGCTGGTGCGCTACCGGCAGCACGGCGACGTGGCCGATGTAGGCACGTTGTATGAGCGACATATGGTGACCGTGCTAGCCATTTGCCGGCGCTACCTGCGCGACGAGGACGACGCGAAAGACGCGGTGATGCAGCTGTTTGAAAAGCTGGTGGAAAGCTTGCGGCGGCACGAGGTCGAACATTTTCCGGCCTGGCTGCATACCACGGCCCGCAACCATTGCCTCATGATTTTGCGAGCCCGGCAGCGCGCCGGCCCCGACGGTGGCGCGCTCGTGCTGCACTTTCCCGATGCAGCCGGTATGGAATCGGCGGTGGCCGCGCATCTACCTGCTGATGACCCCGACGAAGCCGCTTTGACCGAAGAACGCCTGCAAGCCCTGGAACTCGCCTTGGCCGAACTACCGCCCGGTCAGCGACGATGTCTGGAACTGTTTTACCTCGAAAAGCAGTGTTATCGTACCATTTCCACTATCACCGGGTTTGAGTTGGGCTTAGTAAAAAGTCATCTGCAAAACGGCAAGCGCAACCTCAAACGTTACTTAGAGTCTACTTCTCCCGATGCGGCCCACTGA
- a CDS encoding zf-HC2 domain-containing protein yields the protein MRPTDQLPSPLPSAEPGGHLPVALLRQYVAGTLAPADQHRVEAHTLDCERCAEVLEGLEMTDATTTDHSLADLQSRLSTRVAQDTGRKTAADWPWLQMAGALLLLIASLVGWRLNQAKTEAQSEPVAAMMRREEAASSQQEAAPLVASKPELEAMKSTPMPAEIAAADVAQSDAARPTPPRAPASARTKAIARTSPTRIAKPVNAGIAAVRTQDAAMDAMKDKAVPDSASTPNLVAVSEAPAVATAPLPPDRARTALARSAAGTAIDSGKQVAKMPPAVMRGLWPAAARQPPV from the coding sequence ATGCGGCCCACTGATCAGTTACCTTCTCCACTCCCGTCTGCCGAACCCGGTGGGCACCTGCCCGTGGCCTTGCTACGGCAGTACGTGGCCGGTACGCTCGCGCCCGCCGATCAGCACCGCGTGGAGGCGCATACTCTTGATTGTGAGCGTTGTGCAGAAGTATTAGAAGGGTTGGAAATGACCGACGCTACTACTACCGACCATAGCTTGGCCGACCTGCAAAGCCGTCTGAGCACCCGCGTAGCACAGGATACCGGCCGCAAAACAGCCGCAGATTGGCCCTGGCTGCAAATGGCCGGCGCATTATTGTTGCTCATCGCTAGCCTTGTCGGCTGGCGTCTCAATCAAGCAAAGACCGAAGCGCAGTCGGAGCCGGTAGCGGCGATGATGCGCCGGGAGGAGGCAGCATCGTCGCAACAGGAAGCAGCGCCGCTAGTCGCATCCAAGCCTGAGTTGGAGGCAATGAAATCAACGCCAATGCCAGCAGAAATAGCAGCGGCTGATGTGGCTCAATCCGATGCGGCTCGGCCGACGCCGCCGCGCGCTCCGGCTTCCGCTCGGACAAAAGCAATTGCGCGGACAAGCCCGACTCGCATTGCTAAACCCGTCAATGCTGGCATAGCAGCGGTCAGGACTCAAGATGCTGCTATGGATGCTATGAAGGATAAAGCAGTCCCCGACAGCGCTTCTACGCCAAACCTAGTCGCAGTGAGTGAAGCCCCGGCAGTAGCTACGGCTCCTCTCCCACCTGACCGGGCCCGCACAGCGCTTGCGCGCTCGGCCGCGGGCACTGCCATCGACTCAGGTAAACAAGTGGCCAAAATGCCCCCAGCAGTGATGCGCGGTCTTTGGCCAGCAGCGGCGCGGCAGCCGCCGGTATGA
- a CDS encoding DUF7948 domain-containing protein, translating into MSIFTPAGRLLVVATLCLLSNYLAAENAPRRNSISFIENKSQWPAAVRFKASVPGGDVYVGATGLVYDWHSAADVSKAHADYEAASTLTHPHPALPTTTIRGHAVFVDFVGAQAVKTPAGDQLQAAHHNYFLGNDPAHWASNVRSFSAVEYPALYPGVGLRLYGTEAGNLKYDFTIAAGASPAAIALLYRGALGLDLRPDGTLLVRTSVTDVEEQKPYAYQTDAHGVRQTVVCRYQLTGSTVRYEFPAGYDRSRPLIIDPTVVACTFSGSRGSVWGETAGYDKEGNIFTGGLAQTSGYPITPGAYQNVFAGSQDIAISKLNPTGSTLLYATYLGGNNYDEIRSLTTTPTGELYLLAHTTSSNFPTTAAFDRTLNGGNDLVISKLNATGSALLASTYYGGSGFETGADLALGASGALYIVGNTSSINLPLSPTAYDQTLGGNQDVFVACFDANLTSLTWSTLLGGNSTETVTTFGITSTDEVVVGGSTLSIDFPTTAGALTTTYRAPGEAFISRLQADGRRLAASTFYGSPNGSDNITNLQLDKANNVYIFGNTSGTLAATPGAVSASNSSTFITKLAPSLADVRFTARPAMGPILSTAFGLDACNNIYAAGFTPTPGLPLINALPNNTIAGYYSMTLSSDASKLLFGSYFGNTTAHAHSQVHRFDSQGRLYQVLCAFTYPTIAGAYSPTNRAGGLDVLAFKIDQNAGSTSSPLQAAIAPVDSACAPYAVRFANASIGEGKLRYRWNFGDGTPADTARQPSHTFTAPGLYRVQLSVMSPNTSCGNTTRDSTIVLVRVKALPTVALPKNLILCAGNSLTINANSPGNTYRWSTGATTPTISVTQPGKYSVIVNNGRCSSRDSTIVRLVTEPTLTSDTTGCIAGGIRLRTSAEPGSTYLWSTQETTPSIMAPTSGRYTVRITQSGCATEKSVTVTLLRPVLPPNIITPNGDGKNDVFKPSEAVAVEPGTRLRLYNRWGKEVYASDNYANDWMAAGQPAGIYYYTLENERFCTPRVKGWLEVVK; encoded by the coding sequence ATGTCCATTTTTACCCCTGCCGGGCGGCTACTGGTAGTTGCCACATTATGCCTGTTATCCAATTATTTAGCTGCTGAGAATGCACCGCGCAGAAACAGCATTTCGTTTATTGAGAATAAAAGCCAGTGGCCGGCGGCGGTTCGCTTTAAGGCTTCTGTTCCGGGCGGCGATGTGTACGTAGGTGCTACCGGCTTGGTATATGACTGGCACAGCGCTGCCGATGTAAGTAAGGCACACGCCGATTACGAAGCGGCTAGTACGCTCACTCATCCGCACCCAGCACTCCCAACTACCACCATCCGCGGCCACGCTGTGTTTGTCGATTTTGTGGGTGCTCAAGCGGTAAAAACTCCAGCAGGCGACCAACTGCAGGCCGCCCACCACAACTACTTTCTGGGCAATGACCCGGCCCACTGGGCCAGCAACGTGCGCTCGTTCAGTGCCGTTGAGTACCCGGCGCTTTATCCGGGGGTGGGCCTGCGGCTCTATGGCACCGAAGCAGGCAACCTGAAGTACGACTTCACCATTGCGGCCGGAGCTAGTCCGGCCGCCATCGCGCTGCTTTACCGGGGGGCTTTAGGACTCGATCTGCGCCCCGATGGAACCTTGCTCGTGCGTACTTCCGTGACCGATGTAGAAGAGCAAAAACCTTACGCCTACCAGACCGATGCGCATGGCGTGCGGCAGACCGTAGTTTGCCGCTACCAACTGACTGGCAGCACTGTCCGGTATGAGTTTCCGGCCGGCTACGACCGCAGCCGGCCCCTCATTATTGACCCCACGGTAGTGGCTTGCACATTTTCGGGCAGCCGAGGAAGTGTGTGGGGCGAAACAGCGGGCTACGATAAAGAAGGCAATATTTTTACCGGTGGGTTGGCTCAGACATCAGGCTACCCCATTACGCCCGGAGCGTACCAAAATGTATTTGCAGGATCACAGGATATTGCCATCAGCAAGCTAAACCCGACCGGCTCCACCTTACTCTATGCGACCTATCTGGGGGGCAATAATTACGATGAAATTCGCAGCCTGACCACTACTCCGACTGGTGAATTGTATTTACTCGCCCATACTACTTCCAGTAACTTTCCCACTACCGCAGCTTTCGACCGCACCCTCAACGGAGGGAATGACTTAGTGATAAGCAAGTTGAATGCTACCGGCTCGGCCTTGCTGGCCTCTACTTACTACGGGGGCAGCGGCTTTGAAACGGGTGCCGACCTAGCGTTAGGCGCTTCAGGCGCACTGTATATAGTTGGTAATACTTCTTCCATTAATCTACCCCTCAGCCCCACCGCCTACGACCAAACACTAGGTGGCAACCAGGATGTCTTTGTGGCCTGCTTTGATGCTAACCTGACTTCTCTTACCTGGAGTACGCTTCTGGGGGGCAATTCTACTGAAACCGTAACGACGTTTGGCATCACCTCCACAGACGAGGTTGTGGTGGGAGGCAGTACGCTTAGCATTGATTTTCCAACGACTGCCGGTGCCCTCACCACTACATACCGCGCTCCGGGTGAGGCCTTTATTAGCCGGCTACAAGCCGACGGTAGAAGGCTCGCCGCTTCTACCTTTTATGGCTCGCCTAATGGGAGCGACAACATCACCAACCTTCAGCTGGACAAGGCTAACAACGTTTATATTTTTGGTAATACATCGGGTACGCTCGCGGCTACGCCCGGCGCGGTATCGGCCAGCAATAGCTCTACTTTTATCACGAAGCTGGCGCCCAGTTTGGCTGATGTGCGCTTTACGGCCCGGCCAGCTATGGGCCCTATCCTGTCAACGGCCTTCGGGCTGGACGCCTGCAATAACATTTATGCGGCAGGTTTCACCCCTACGCCCGGCTTGCCACTCATAAATGCGCTGCCTAATAATACCATTGCCGGCTATTACTCTATGACCCTCAGTAGCGACGCGTCCAAGCTGCTATTCGGATCTTATTTTGGCAATACGACAGCCCACGCACACAGTCAGGTTCACCGCTTTGATTCGCAGGGACGGCTTTATCAGGTGCTTTGCGCATTTACTTATCCGACCATCGCCGGAGCATATTCGCCTACCAATAGAGCAGGTGGACTTGATGTGCTAGCCTTTAAAATTGACCAGAATGCTGGCAGCACTAGCTCGCCGTTGCAGGCTGCAATTGCGCCCGTCGATTCGGCCTGTGCGCCTTACGCCGTGCGCTTTGCTAACGCTAGTATAGGTGAGGGCAAGTTGCGCTATCGTTGGAATTTTGGAGATGGCACCCCCGCCGATACCGCCCGGCAGCCTTCGCATACGTTCACCGCACCGGGTCTCTATCGTGTGCAGCTATCAGTGATGTCACCTAATACGTCCTGTGGCAATACCACACGCGACTCGACCATCGTGCTGGTGCGCGTGAAGGCGCTGCCTACCGTAGCGCTGCCCAAGAACCTGATACTATGTGCAGGTAATTCACTTACAATCAACGCGAATAGTCCGGGCAACACGTACCGCTGGAGTACCGGTGCCACCACCCCTACAATCAGCGTTACGCAACCTGGTAAGTACTCCGTAATTGTAAACAACGGCCGCTGTAGTAGCCGAGATAGTACCATCGTGAGGCTGGTAACTGAGCCGACCCTGACATCTGACACGACGGGCTGCATAGCTGGCGGCATACGACTGCGCACCAGCGCCGAGCCAGGTAGCACGTACCTATGGTCGACTCAGGAGACGACGCCTAGTATTATGGCACCTACCTCGGGGCGCTATACCGTGCGCATTACGCAAAGCGGCTGCGCAACCGAAAAATCAGTGACTGTGACGCTGCTGCGGCCAGTTTTGCCCCCCAACATTATTACGCCCAATGGCGACGGCAAAAATGACGTGTTCAAGCCATCGGAGGCCGTAGCTG
- a CDS encoding TonB family protein: protein MSLVRGRITDQTSGAGLPGVTVLVKGTQQGVSTQADGSFALPVADTQSTLVIASIGYERKEYKLTNPSAPLALALAPDTRSLSEVVVTRKGKMPTPPAVGPAPAGGLPAFHEYLKKELEYPDKALRDRTQGTVKLRFTVTATGTIEDLKVVSGLSKECDEEAMRLVREGPAWFPGIIGGGARPSKCASPCRFVFSSLGNFSHQKSPPE from the coding sequence ATGAGTTTGGTTCGAGGCCGTATTACTGATCAAACTTCCGGTGCGGGGCTGCCCGGCGTAACGGTGCTGGTGAAAGGCACCCAACAGGGCGTAAGCACGCAGGCCGACGGTTCTTTCGCGCTGCCCGTAGCCGATACTCAATCGACTTTGGTAATTGCCTCCATCGGCTACGAGCGCAAGGAATATAAGCTGACCAATCCAAGCGCGCCGCTCGCGCTGGCCCTCGCCCCAGACACCCGGAGCCTCAGCGAAGTAGTAGTGACGCGCAAAGGCAAAATGCCTACTCCGCCCGCTGTTGGCCCTGCCCCGGCCGGCGGGCTGCCTGCTTTCCACGAGTATTTGAAAAAAGAGCTGGAATATCCCGACAAGGCGCTGCGTGATCGTACCCAGGGAACGGTGAAGCTACGATTTACGGTAACCGCCACTGGTACTATCGAGGACTTGAAAGTAGTAAGCGGCCTCAGCAAAGAGTGCGACGAAGAAGCTATGCGGCTGGTGCGCGAAGGACCAGCCTGGTTTCCGGGCATTATCGGGGGCGGCGCACGGCCCAGCAAGTGCGCATCTCCGTGCCGTTTCGTATTCAGTAGCTTAGGTAATTTCAGTCATCAAAAAAGCCCCCCAGAGTAG
- a CDS encoding dodecin family protein: MSSIKKVIEVLASSDKSFEDALQRALTEASTTLKGIRSIYIKDQSCKVQDNRIVEYRITAKITFEVMHKWNAGAVGSAETEQAETPGTGGGTPDYSQVEMKTQPDLPRQVEPGGSATTAESGGGYSG; this comes from the coding sequence ATGAGTAGCATCAAAAAAGTAATTGAAGTACTGGCCAGCTCCGACAAAAGCTTTGAAGACGCTCTCCAGCGTGCCCTCACCGAAGCCAGCACCACACTTAAGGGCATCCGCTCCATCTATATTAAAGATCAAAGCTGCAAAGTGCAGGACAACCGGATTGTGGAGTACCGCATCACGGCCAAAATTACCTTCGAGGTGATGCACAAGTGGAATGCGGGCGCCGTAGGTAGCGCCGAAACCGAGCAAGCCGAAACTCCCGGAACGGGTGGTGGCACTCCCGATTATAGTCAAGTAGAAATGAAAACCCAGCCCGACCTGCCCCGCCAAGTAGAGCCCGGCGGCAGCGCTACCACCGCCGAAAGCGGCGGCGGCTACAGCGGCTAG